The window CCAGGAGTCGCGGACCTTGTTGGGAATAGCCGGGTTTGCGGCCAAGGTCGCGGACATGGTCCAGCCAGTCCGCGTGGGGAGAGTTGGCCGTGAATCCGTGCCGGATAAAAAGCGGATCGTCCCGAAAGGACAAAAGCTGCCCGTAGGCCGTGCTCAGGCCCGTGTATTCCTGGGAGCAGGGCGGGGAGTGGACTGGCTGGGATGCCACGGGCGGGGTGGACGTGATCGGCGTCTGTCCGGCATGGGCGGTCAGGCTCAGAAGGAGCAGGCACAGGAGCAGGGGCGTTTTCATGAAGACCTCTCGGGCGTGGAATTTGCGCGGCCGAACCTATAGGTTTCGGGCCATTGCGTCAAAGCTGGCCCGGCCATGCGCCTCTCTTCATTTTTACGCCACCCTGGGATAGGACCAGGGCCGTGGGTGACGCCGCCCGTGAAACTTTTTGCCTCGGGATATTCAATGACCGATTTGATCCTGCCGCTTCCCGTTCGGGAATTGGATTTCGACCTTCCTTCCCTGCGCCAGATTTCTTTCGAGTTGGTGCAGTTGTTGAACGACACCGAGGCGGACATGGACGACATCGTCGCGGTCATCAAGCTGGATCCGGCGTTGACCGGACGAATCATCTCCTTTGCCAACTCTCCCTTCCTGGCCCCACTGTGTCCGACAACCCGCTTGGAAAACGCCGTGGTGCGCACGGGTCGCAACGAAATCAAGAAGATTTTTTACCGCACCGTCATCCGCGACGCCTTCGCCCATGTGCGGCCGGACACGGAGCACGTCATGCGGGCCATCTGGCTGCACAGTCTGACGGCTTCCCTGGCCATGGACAAGCTGCGCGTGGCCCTGCAGGACCGCCTGGAGCTGGACGACGAGGAATATGATTATTTGTCCACGCTGGGCATCTTGCACAACATTGGTTTTTTGGTCCTGCACCATAATTTTCCAGGCGCGTTCAGACGGCTTTTCCTGGATGGTCCGCCAGCGGATCTGGATGTTTTCCTGGCCAGGGAACACGACATGTTCCAGGGCGTGGATCACTGTCTGGCCGGCAAGTACATGCTGGATCGATGGTATTTTCCGGCCTTCATGGGCCAGGCGGTTGTCGATTGCTTCAACGCCCTGGATGACAGTCCGGAAAATCATCTGGGCATCATGTTGCGCATTGGAAACCATGTGGCCGCCCGGACCGGCCTGTCCTTTTATCCCGACAATCCGCCCGGATTCTGGCTGCGCGGCCTGCCCGCGTCCTGGGACATGGATCCGGTCCTGGCCGTTGTTCCGGAACTGCGCCGGGAAGTCGCCCTACACCGGGCCATTCTGGCCTGACCATCCTGACCGGCGCGGTCATGCCACCTGTTTCGTGAAATAGACGATGTCCTCGCCTGGCGCGTAGTAGTCGCGAATGAGGGCCTCGGCCGTGAATCCGGCACGGACGTAGAATGCCCTGGTCGGGGCGTATTGCGCTCGCGAGGAGGTTTCGGCGATGAGCTTGCCGCCGCCTCCGGCGCGCAGGCGTTTTTCCACCCGTTGCAGCAGGGCCTGACCGAGTCCGCGCCCTCTGGAC of the Deltaproteobacteria bacterium genome contains:
- a CDS encoding HDOD domain-containing protein, with protein sequence MRLSSFLRHPGIGPGPWVTPPVKLFASGYSMTDLILPLPVRELDFDLPSLRQISFELVQLLNDTEADMDDIVAVIKLDPALTGRIISFANSPFLAPLCPTTRLENAVVRTGRNEIKKIFYRTVIRDAFAHVRPDTEHVMRAIWLHSLTASLAMDKLRVALQDRLELDDEEYDYLSTLGILHNIGFLVLHHNFPGAFRRLFLDGPPADLDVFLAREHDMFQGVDHCLAGKYMLDRWYFPAFMGQAVVDCFNALDDSPENHLGIMLRIGNHVAARTGLSFYPDNPPGFWLRGLPASWDMDPVLAVVPELRREVALHRAILA